In Nasonia vitripennis strain AsymCx chromosome 2, Nvit_psr_1.1, whole genome shotgun sequence, a genomic segment contains:
- the LOC100119904 gene encoding calcium load-activated calcium channel, whose protein sequence is MWADTVLILFISICTALLGEGLTWLMVYRTEKYQKLKAEVEKQSKKLEKRKEAHGDSLDKQQKKKIEREEERLKNNNRDLSLVKMKSMFAIGFAFTALLSMFNSIFDGRIVARLPFVPISWIQGLSHRNLPGDDYTECSFIFLYILCTMSIRQNIQKLLGFAPSRTASKQSGSIFGPPPQQFK, encoded by the exons ATGTGGGCGGACAcagttttaattttgtttattagtATATGCACGGCCCTTTTGGGAGAAG GGTTAACTTGGCTGATGGTGTACAGAACTGAGAAATACCAAAAACTAAAGGCTGAGGTGGAGAAACAGAGTAAAAAAT TGGAGAAGCGGAAAGAAGCACATGGCGATTCACTGGATAAacagcagaagaagaaaattgaGCGGGAAGAGgagagattaaaaaataacaacagaGACTTATCGCTTGTCAAAATGAAATCAATGTTTGCTATTGGTTTTGCTTTCACAGCTCTTCTGAGTATGTTTAATAGTATCTTTGATGGACGAATTGTGGCAAGGCTGCCATTTGTTCCTATCAGCTGGATTCAGGGATTGTCTCATCGAAATCTTCCAGGAGATGACTACACCGAGTGTTCtttcatatttttatacattctGTGTACAATGAGCATTCGACag AATATACAGAAATTGCTTGGTTTTGCACCTTCTCGAACTGCCAGCAAACAAAGTGGTAGCATATTTGGACCACCCCCACAGCAATTTAAGTGA
- the Dnmt1a gene encoding DNA methyltransferase 1a isoform X1, with protein MLVEANGAVGGAINTNGQAHSDDDDPKKPKEEIQDDENYVEDQQPNKRVKTGKREKQGKKETKKPVRPAEPICEICLQKLNDEDLRLYIGHPNNAVDEYSVLLDPKLCLFNGDELDITEGDARALNKVTCFSVYDKNGHLCPFDGGLIEKNINIYFSGYVKPIYDDDPSIEGGIPGKDMGPIVEWWVSGFDGGEQAIVSFSTEIGDYVLMDPSEEYAAFMISVREKSFMSKTVIEFLLDEESPSYEDLLNKLQTVAMPKGLPKFTEDILLHHAQFICDQIVSFDESATTDDPLLITTPCMRALIDLAGITFNKGKTVRKGKKRNSRRQEDDWRRGLMRKAQKEKKPSWTKATATQLVNNVFDSFFPDQLANNNTDTVALKRRRCGVCEPCQQPDCGACSACKSMIKFGGPGRSKQACVKRRCPNMEIQEANDEDPDDQEGPEPDAEPSIVAYRKKLGNLKSRTGKIEWVGKPIGTDSKGSFYSAVELDSETIEINDFVFIESVDPTVPLQIVKVIYMWENKMGIKMFHATWLWRGSETVLGETSNSSELFLVDDCQDVPVSYVKSKTTVLHRDTPDNWNELGNTSVNNSMDESKEDITSFYYQKRYDPNNARFEDPLPDLECRPEIKYRFCSACTRCTCLQQQNRPQVFDKLEEKSSKEVLYGMVKFKDEEFRVGSAVFLQPGTFKFKYPLPYQKANRTKREVDEDRFPEYYRKFNDRVKGSNFDTPEPFEIGYITSIYATTNVKLLASTSLHIKVKKLYRPENTFKSESMKGRSDLNMLYWSEEEVTLPFTCVVGKCYLTYSENLDISVEEWTVAGPNRFYFTQMYSHKEEEFDEPPSKACSIGKLIKKSDKIKSKSKKADAPKLIDIPPDFPQIKKKLRTLDVFAGCGGLSEGLHQAGVAESSWAIEVDEAAAHAYRLNNPNAAVFTGDCNAYLKKVMDGETMAGGQRLPQRGEVDLLCGGPPCQGFSGMNRFNSRAYSLFKNSLVVSYLSYCDYYRPRFFIMENVRNFVTFKKSMVLKLTLRCLIRMGYQCTFGILQAGNYGVPQTRRRMIILAAAPGEVLPKYPNPLHVFSKSACNLSVVIDNKKYFPTYDWVESAPYKVTTIRDALSDLPSIKSGKNEDVMSYGSEPLSHFQRKLRAGVSDSLLLDHICKDLGPLVEARMAHIPTVSGSDWRDLPNIVIPLSDGNHTNKLKYNYHDKKAGKSSTGALRGVCSCCTGKECNPLDRQDNTLIPWCLPHTGNRHNHWAGLYGRIEWDGFFSTTITNPEPMGKQGRVLHPDQTRVVSVRECARSQGFPDNFRFYGNIQDKHRQVGNAVPPPLAAAIGMEIRKSVSIAESSSNVKKEEN; from the exons ATGTTGGTTGAGGCAAATGGTGCTGTAGGTGGAGCTATCAACACTAATGGACAGGCACATAGCGATGACGATGATCCTAAAAAGCCAAAAGAGGAGATCCAAGATGATGAGAATTATGTCGAGGATCAGCAGCCTAACAAAAGAGTTAAGACCGGAAAGCGCGAAAAGCAGGGGAAGAAAGAAACGAAGAAACCTGTTAGGCCCGCAGAGCCTATTTGTGAAATTTGCttgcaaaaattaaatgatgaaGATCTGAGGTTGTATATCGGTCATCCTAACAATGCCGTTGATGAGTATTCAGTACTTTTGGACCCAAAACTGTGTTTGTTTAATGGAGATGAGCTGGATATTACAGAAGGTGATGCAAGGGCTCTTAACAAAGTTACTTGTTTCAG TGTTTATGACAAAAATGGTCATTTATGTCCATTTGATGGTggtttgattgaaaaaaacatcAACATTTACTTTTCTGGATATGTGAAGCCGATTTATGATGACGATCCTTCAATCGAAGGTGGTATACCAGGCAAAGATATGGGCCCCATTGTCGAATGGTGGGTGTCAGGTTTTGATGGTGGAGAACAAGCTATTGTATCTTTTAGTACTGAAATAGGAGATTATGTTCTCATGGATCCATCAGAAGAGTATGCCGCATTTATGATTTCTGTTAGGGAAAAGAGCTTCATGAGCAAGACAGTTATTGAATTCCTTTTAGATGAAGAAAGTCCTTCATATGAAGATTTACTAAACAAACTGCAA ACTGTTGCAATGCCAAAAGGACTGCCAAAGTTCACAGAAGATATACTTTTACACCATGCGCAGTTTATTTGTGATCAAATTGTATCATTTGATGAATCAGCCACTACAGATGATCCATTATTAATCACTACCCCCTGCATGAGAGCTTTAATTGATCTAGCAGGAATAACGTTCAATAAAGGAAAAACAGTGAGAAAAGGCAAAAAGCGCAATAGTAGGCGCCAAGAAGACGATTGGCGTAGAGGTCTCATGCGAAAAGCccagaaagaaaagaaacctAGCTGGACTAAAGCTACAGCTACCCAGCTTGTAAATAATGTGTTTGATAGTTTCTTCCCTGACCAGTTAGCAAATAATAACACAGATACGGTAGCGTTGAAGCGCCGTAGATGCGGAGTTTGCGAACCCTGCCAGCAGCCCGATTGTGGTGCATGTTCAGCATGTAAAAGTATGATCAAGTTCGGTGGTCCCGGTCGAAGCAAACAAGCATGCGTTAAACGTCGATGTCCAAATATGGAAATTCAAGAGGCGAACGACGAAGATCCCGATGACCAAGAAGGACCTGAGCCAGACGCCGAACCTAGTATAGTTGCATACAGAAAAAAGCTGGGTAATTTGAAAAGTAGAACCGGTAAAATTGAGTGGGTTGGCAAACCTATAGGCACCGACTCCAAAGGATCGTTTTACAGTGCTGTTGAACTTGATTCAGAAACTATTGAGATAAATGACTTCGTTTTTATCGAATCAGTCGATCCGACTGTACCGCTCCAAATCGTCAAGGTGATCTATATGTGGGAAAATAAAATGGGAATAAAAATGTTCCATGCTACCTGGCTCTGGAGAGGTAGTGAAACAGTATTGGGCGAAACATCGAATTCGAGTGAGTTGTTCTTGGTGGATGATTGTCAAGATGTTCCTGTTTCGTATGTGAAATCCAAAACTACGGTATTGCATCGTGATACTCCTGACAATTGGAATGAATTAGGCAATACTAGTGTTAATAACAGTATGGATGAGTCTAAAGAAGATATCACCTCGTTTTACTATCAAAAACGTTACGATCCCAACAATGCCAGATTTGAAGACCCATTGCCGGACTTGGAATGCCGACCAGAAATTAAATATCGTTTTTGCTCCGCCTGCACTCGCTGCACTTGTTTACAACAACAGAACAGGCCGCAAGTTTTTGACAAATTGGAAGAAAAGAGTAGCAAAGAAGTTTTGTATGGAATGGTTAAATTCAAAGATGAGGAGTTCCGAGTCGGAAGTGCTGTATTCTTACAGCCAGGCacattcaaatttaaatatccACTTCCATACCAAAAAGCTAACAGAACAAAGCGCGAAGTTGACGAGGACAGATTCCCTGAATATTATCGTAAATTCAACGATCGTGTCAAAGGTTCCAACTTCGACACTCCCGAGCCATTTGAAATTGGCTACATCACTAGCATATATGCTACCACAAATGTAAAATTGCTTGCGTCAACTAGTTTACACatcaaagtaaaaaagttataCCGTCCAGAAAACACTTTCAAAAGTGAATCTATGAAGGGACGATCAGATCTGAACATGCTGTATTGGAGCGAGGAAGAAGTTACACTTCCGTTTACCTGTGTAGTCGGAAAATGTTACTTGACATATTCCGAAAACTTGGACATTAGTGTTGAAGAGTGGACAGTCGCGGGTCCAaatcgtttttattttactcaGATGTATTCTCataaagaagaagaatttGATGAACCGCCGTCAAAAGCATGCAGTATCGGTAAACTTATAAAAAAGAGCGATAAAATTAAATCGAAGAGCAAGAAAGCAGACGCTCCAAAGCTAATAGATATTCCTCCAGATTTCCCGCAAATCAAGAAAAAGTTGCGCACATTAGACGTTTTCGCTGGCTGCGGAG GTCTATCTGAAGGCTTACACCAAGCTGGAGTTGCAGAAAGCTCATGGGCTATTGAAGTTGACGAAGCAGCTGCACATGCTTATCGACTCAATAATCCTAACGCTGCCGTTTTCACTGGAGACTGCAATGCATATTTGAAAAAAGTCATGGAT GGAGAGACAATGGCAGGTGGGCAACGTTTACCTCAACGAGGTGAGGTTGATTTACTTTGTGGAGGCCCTCCTTGCCAAGGTTTCAGTGGCATGAACAGATTCAACTCTAGAGCATactctttatttaaaaattctcttGTAGTATCATATCTTTCTTACTGTGATTACTATAGACCTCGGTTTTTTATAATGGAAAACGTGAGAAATTTCGTaacgtttaaaaaaagtatggtACTTAAATTGACATTGAGGTGCCTTATTCGAATGGGATATCAGTGTACCTTTGGAATACTTCAAGCAGGAAATTACGGCGTTCCTCAAACACGAAGAAG gatGATAATATTAGCTGCTGCACCAGGTGAAGTTCTTCCTAAATACCCTAATCCTCTACATGTATTTAGTAAATCGGCATGCAACTTAAGTGTCGTTATTGATAATAAGAAG TACTTCCCAACGTATGACTGGGTTGAGTCAGCTCCATATAAAGTTACCACTATTCGTGATGCATTATCAGACTTGCCAAGTATCAAGAGTGGCAAGAACGAAGATGTTATGAGTTACGGCAGTGAACCCCTATCTCATTTCCAACGAAAG ttGAGAGCCGGTGTAAGCGATTCTCTGTTATTGGATCATATATGCAAAGATTTAGGTCCTCTGGTAGAAGCGCGTATGGCTCACATTCCAACTGTAAGCGGGTCTGACTGGCGTGATCTTCCTAATATAGTGATTCCACTGAGTGACGGAAATCACACAAATAAATT aaaatataattatcaCGATAAAAAAGCTGGTAAAAGTTCTACCGGAGCATTAAGAGGCGTATGTAGTTGCTGTACTGGAAAAGAATGTAATCCACTTGATAGACAAGATAACACACTGATCCCCTGGTGTCTACCTCATACTGGAAATCGTCACAATCATTGGGCCGGCCTTTATGGTAGAATAGAGTGGGATGGCTTCTTTAGCACAACGATTACTAATCCTGAACCTATGGGTAAACAG gGACGAGTTCTTCATCCTGATCAAACAAGAGTCGTAAGTGTGCGCGAATGCGCTAGATCTCAAGGATTTCCTGATAATTTCCGATTTTATGGAAACATACAAGATAAACACAGACAGGTTGGCAATGCAGTGCCTCCACCACTGGCAGCTGCAATAGGCATGGAAATACGCAAAAGCGTTAGTATAGCAGAATCATCATCGAATGTGAAAAAGGAGGAAAACTGA
- the LOC100122014 gene encoding protein ABHD11, protein MILRKCSSKLYLLPCRLNTIFVERGLANSHAIKTPVKLAYASYESTKEAGADPSKPPILIMHGLFGSKSNWNSLSKSIHQKTNRKVITIDARNHGDSPHAPEMSYYNMTEDIALLLRDLEINKVILVGHSMGGGAVMYTALSYPEIVDKLIVVDFCPTKTSPSLLSMMKLFEAMRTISLDGTPSLSKARKLADEQLSVSVKSNAIRQFLLTNLVESEPGKYKWRINLPVLEDSFATRIAAFPNEKGRTYNGPTLFIAGTESDYIKESDHPHIKKIFPLAKFHYITGAGHWVHADKPAEFLDSLTSFVNEKH, encoded by the exons ATGATTCTGAGGAAATGCTCGTCGAAGCTCTACTTACTGCCTTGCAGGTTAAACACTATTTTTGTAGAAAGAGGATTGGCAAATAGTCACGCTAT AAAAACACCTGTGAAATTAGCCTATGCATCCTACGAATCTACTAAGGAAGCTGGAGCTGATCCTTCAAAGCCACCAATTTTGATTATGCATGGACTTTTTGGCTCCAAAAGCAATTGGAATAGTTTATCTAAAAGCATACATCAGAAAACTAATAGAAAG GTTATCACAATAGATGCTAGAAATCATGGAGATTCTCCCCATGCTCCTGAAATGTCGTACTATAATATGACTGAAGACATAGCATTACTTCTACGAGATTTAGAGATAAATAAAGTGATTTTGGTAGGACATAGTATGGGTGGCGGTGCAGTGATGTATACAGCACTGAGTTATCCAGAAATTGTGGACAAACTCATTGTTGTTGATTTCTGCCCTACCAAAACTAGTCCTAGTCTTCTCTCCATGATGAAGTTGTTTGAGGCAATGCGTACTATTTCTCTGGATGGCACACCATCATTGTCAAAGGCACGAAAATTAGCAGATGAGCAGCTGTCTGTTTCTGTTAAATCAAATGCTATCCGTCAA tttttactGACAAATCTTGTAGAGTCGGAGCCAGGAAAATACAAATGGCGTATAAATCTTCCAGTGTTAGAGGACAGTTTTGCAACGCGTATAGCAGCGTTTCCAAATGAAAAAGGCAGAACATACAATGGACcaacattatttattgcaGGAACTGAGAGTGATTACATCAAAGAAAGTGATCATCCACATATAAAAAAGATATTTCCATTGGCCAAGTTTCATTATATAACTGGTGCAGGACATTGGGTACATGCAGATAAACCAGCTGAGTTTCTTGATAGTTTAACTTCATTTGTTAATGAGAAACATTGA
- the LOC100122000 gene encoding protein unc-119 homolog, with product MSLISEKSNNENDSLANKNILEEEKENDNGNVKDAQHITPEMVLRLPTITDNYLCSPEANTYDIDFTRFQIRDLETGTILFEISKPPISEEEINNRTSPSPSPSEDGRNDSNAGRFVRYQFTPQFLKLKTVGATVEFMVGSRPAKNFRMIERHFFRDKLLKTFDFEFGFCIPNSKNTCEHIYEFPTLPPELVAEMIANPFETRSDSFYFVDDQLVMHNKADYAYNGGLEKKD from the exons ATGAGTCTGATCAGCGAGAAAAGCAACAACGAGAACGACTCGTTAGCGAATAAAAATATCCTGGAGGAAGAGAAGGAAAATGACAATGGTAACGTCAAGGATGCACAGCATATTACACCTGAAATGGTGCTCCGCTTACCTACCATAACAGACA ATTATCTATGTTCACCGGAGGCAAATACTTATGACATTGACTTCACTAGGTTTCAAATACGTGACCTCGAAACTGGAACCATACTTTTTGAGATCTCAAAGCCACCTATTTCAG AAGAAGAAATCAATAATAGAACATCACCATCTCCATCTCCATCGGAAGATGGAAGAAATGATTCTAATGCAGGAAGATTTGTGCGCTATCAGTTTACTCCacagtttttaaaattaaaaactgttGGGGCAACAGTTGAATTTATGGTTGGTTCAAGGCCTGCCAAGAACTTCCGAATGATAGAAAGACACTTTTTCAGAGACAAATTGCTGAAGACTTTTGATTTTGAATTTGGATTTTGTATACCAAACAGCAAGAATACATGTGAACATATTTATGAGTTTCCTACACTCCCTCCTGAACTgg TTGCTGAAATGATTGCAAATCCATTTGAGACAAGATCAGACTCATTTTACTTTGTTGATGATCAACTTGTGATGCACAATAAAGCTGATTATGCCTACAATGGTGGCTTGGAGAAAAAAGATTGA
- the LOC103317238 gene encoding 39S ribosomal protein L18, mitochondrial — protein sequence MNTLSRGSSFALKYQLGNVRRHVQSNASLLENCSELNNRNPRNLEFMRIARKPEGYHLNDPGNEYWNKLYVESSNKHVEAGIRHFKNGPVITASTREWALKKQLFKTHDVAAFANIGKLLAQRCLECGITSVRCDIDATNSTRYTALLSALKENGLELEEPTQYKHANSWDALRMLKPWTVQE from the exons ATGAATACTTTGAGCAGAGGCAGCAGCTTTGCTCTGAAATATCAATTGGGAAACGTTAGGAGACATGTTCAAAGTAATGCCAGTTTACTGGAGAATTGCAGCGAATTGAATAACAGAAATccgagaaacttggaatttatGAGGATCGCGAGAAAACCTGAGGGTTACCACTTGAACGATCCAGGAAATGAGTATTGGAACAA ACTGTACGTAGAATCATCGAATAAGCATGTTGAAGCTGGAATAAGACACTTTAAGAACGGACCTGTCATAACGGCATCGACTAGAGAATGGGCATTGAAAAAACAGCTATTCAA gaCACATGACGTTGCTGCATTTGCAAACATTGGAAAGCTTTTAGCTCAGAGGTGTTTGGAATGTGGTATAACATCAGTTCGATGTGACATAGATGCAACAAACAGCACGAGATATACTGCTCTTTTAAGTGCATTGAAAGAAAATGGCTTGGAGCTGGAAGAACCAACACAGTACAAGCATGCAAATTCTTGGGATGCATTGAGAATGTTGAAGCCTTGGACTGTTCAGGAATAA
- the LOC100119838 gene encoding transmembrane emp24 domain-containing protein 2, with translation MKWLTIALVLALSSRQAYSYFITVDAHSEECFFDKVDFGTKMGLTFEIAEGGFLDIDVRIVAPDGKVLYDGEQESSGKFTFAAHTPGIYTYCFSNQKGTMTPKVVMFNMDIGETPKQPGADSPAAGAQEGDGPNAKLDDVIKELSTSLWSVKSEQEYMQVRDRNHRTINESTNFRVVVWSFFEATVLVCMTLGQVYYLKRFFEVRRVV, from the exons ATGAAGTGGCTGACGATAGCTCTGGTACTGGCACTGTCCTCGAGGCAAGCCTACTCCTACTTCATCACCGTCGACGCGCACTCAGAGGAATGCTTCTTCGACAAAGTCGACTTCGGCACCAAGATGG GACTCACTTTTGAGATTGCCGAAGGTGGCTTTCTGGATATCGATGTGAGGATCGTTGCTCCTGATGGCAAAGTCTTGTACGATGGCGAGCAGGAGAGCAGTGGCAAGTTTACCTTTGCTGCGCACACACCTGGCATCTACACGTACTGCTTCAGTAATCAGAAGGGAACCATGACTCCTAAGGTTGTCATGTTCAACATGGATATTGGAGAGACTCCCAAGCAGCCTGGTGCTGATTCACCAGCTGCTGGAGCACAGGAAGGAGATGGTCCTAATGCTAAGCTTGATGATGTGATTAAGGAGCTTAGCACGAGTCTCTGGAGCGTCAAGAGTGAGCAAGAGTACATGCAG GTACGAGACAGAAATCACAGAACAATCAACGAGAGCACAAACTTTAGAGTAGTTGTGTGGTCATTCTTTGAAGCCACAGTCCTGGTCTGCATGACCCTGGGACAAGTGTATTACTTAAAACGATTCTTTGAAGTGAGGAGAGTGGTGTGA
- the Surf4 gene encoding surfeit 4 isoform X1, with amino-acid sequence MMQQEVMSKAEEVADQIIRNGKHVLPTMARLCLIATFLEDGLRMWFQWSEQREYMDMQWGCGKFLATLFVLINLVGQLGGCVAVIIRRQVSIACGVLFFIVILQTFAYSILWDMQFLFRNLALIGALLLVLAESKAEGRSLFAGVPSLGDNKPKNLLQLAGRVLLAFMFVTLIRIEWSFFQIIQDVLGGILMILVTIGYKTKLSSLLLVLILTALNFYHNAWWTIPDYKPLRDFLKYDFFQTLSVIGGLLMIVSLGPGGVSMDEHKKKW; translated from the exons ATGATGCAACAGGAGGTCATGTCCAAGGCGGAGGAGGTCGCCGACCAG ATTATCAGAAATGGAAAGCACGTACTGCCGACGATGGCGAGGCTCTGCCTCATCGCCACCTTCCTGGAGGACGGTCTGCGGATGTGGTTCCAATGGAGCGAGCAGAGAGAGTACATGGATATGCAATGGGGATGCGGCAAGTTCCTGGCCACCCTTTTCGTCCTGATTAATCTGGTGGGACAGCTGGGTGGCTGCGTAGCTGTCATTATCAGACGGCAAGTCAGCATCGCCTGTGGTGTGCTCTTCTTCATTGTGATCCTCCAGACCTTCGCCTACAGCATTCTGTGGGACATGCAGTTCCTCTTCAGGAATCTGGCCCTCATTGGTGCCCTCCTGCTGGTCTTGGCCGAGTCCAAGGCTGAAGGAAGATCCCTGTTTGCTGGTGTACCTTCCCTGGGTGATAACAAGCCAAAAAATCTTCTGCAACTTGCTGGCAGAGTGCTTCTGGCTTTCATGTTTGTCACATTGATTAGAATCGAATGGTCTTTCTTCCAAATCATCCAGGATGTACTTGGCGGAATATTGATGATTCTCGTGACTATAGGATATAAGACAAAACTCAGTTCTTTACTACTTGTGCTCATTCTGACAGCCCTCAACTTCTACCACAACGCTTGGTGGACCATTCCAGACTACAAACCTCTAAGAGATTTCCTTAAATATGATTTCTTCCAA ACCCTTTCTGTGATCGGAGGATTGTTGATGATTGTTTCACTGGGGCCAGGTGGTGTATCGATGGACGAACATAAGAAGAAGTGGTAG